In Caldisphaera lagunensis DSM 15908, a single genomic region encodes these proteins:
- a CDS encoding MFS transporter, whose protein sequence is MDNKRRALIYTSLGHFLNDSFIIVFSILIAYYLDMKISASYLGVMGALINILSGLISMWVGIIADRRGVHAKLMLLGYALIGLSIILYAISFLYIKYDLIFIAIASIFLGTGLSFYHPLGGSILQHTFDPRDSPRALGINGSFGSIGRALFPVILVFTINYLGGPLALSIIGIYTFIIGFIVFYGLNPIKIEYKINKDSTNKVSLSSYYYVLIPLAIVIFIRAMFISGVQTYVPTYLSHLLNSKEIMSIILTVSYATAIFGQPYFGKLTGDIGGRKVVFLTTILATLFYIGFLLIKIKIIMALMFVLFSLFAFSGFPVLLGYVGQIVDRNVSAQANSLIWGIGNTIGGAIGILIGGLLLNKIGFYNDMLIFAIIAVISTALLPLIPSKRK, encoded by the coding sequence ATAGCTTTATTATTGTATTTTCCATACTTATAGCATATTACCTAGACATGAAAATATCTGCATCCTATCTTGGGGTTATGGGGGCATTAATTAACATATTATCAGGTTTAATAAGTATGTGGGTAGGTATAATTGCTGATAGAAGAGGAGTTCATGCAAAATTAATGCTTTTAGGATATGCCTTGATTGGATTATCAATTATTTTATATGCAATATCATTCTTATATATAAAATATGATTTAATATTCATAGCAATTGCATCAATATTTTTAGGAACAGGCTTGTCTTTTTATCATCCTTTAGGCGGGTCAATATTACAACACACATTTGACCCTAGGGATTCACCTAGAGCTCTTGGAATTAATGGTTCTTTTGGCAGTATAGGGAGAGCATTATTTCCGGTTATATTGGTATTCACAATAAATTATTTAGGAGGCCCATTAGCTCTTTCTATTATTGGTATTTACACATTTATTATTGGATTTATTGTATTCTATGGATTAAATCCAATAAAAATAGAATATAAAATAAATAAGGATTCAACCAATAAGGTTTCATTAAGCTCTTATTATTATGTTTTGATACCTTTAGCAATAGTTATATTTATTAGGGCAATGTTTATTTCAGGTGTACAAACATATGTGCCAACATACTTATCTCATTTACTTAATTCAAAAGAAATAATGAGCATTATTTTAACTGTTTCATATGCAACAGCAATATTTGGTCAACCGTATTTTGGAAAATTAACTGGAGATATTGGGGGAAGGAAAGTAGTGTTTTTAACAACTATTTTAGCTACATTATTTTATATTGGATTTTTATTAATTAAAATTAAAATAATTATGGCTCTTATGTTTGTATTATTTTCACTTTTTGCATTTAGTGGATTCCCTGTTTTATTAGGTTATGTAGGTCAAATAGTAGATAGAAATGTTTCAGCACAAGCCAATTCGTTGATATGGGGGATTGGTAATACAATAGGAGGTGCTATAGGTATTTTAATAGGGGGGTTATTATTAAATAAAATAGGTTTCTATAATGATATGTTAATTTTCGCAATAATAGCTGTAATATCAACGGCTTTATTACCATTAATACCAAGTAAGAGAAAATAA